The Punica granatum isolate Tunisia-2019 chromosome 4, ASM765513v2, whole genome shotgun sequence genome has a window encoding:
- the LOC116205144 gene encoding uncharacterized protein LOC116205144 gives MDFELRRAREKLEREQRERKERAKARLERERKAKDETRKLREALEVVQRSRRIDAMEAQQKAEQMMQESLLAGKGIVFYRLLEAVPYHGAGDKIKLPPSTFTELSDQGAFDKGPIYFRLSVVQQEGPSDMNVDGKEDARTTHSGVLEFMADEGSVGLPPHVWNNLFGADSHAASANRLVEVHYVSLPKGTYAKLQPMGVGFSDLPNHKAILETSLRQHATLSQGDIFTVSYGELTYKLQVLDLKPSSTVSVLETDIEVDIVSPGNGSEGTNQPVLSPLKFGASESGVIEEGHYAYYKFSIDNDVWEKIASEDARVEVKVEPETSDGDTDLYLSKHPLIFPTRHQHGWSSHDVGLKALILSSKDKNLTAGTYSIGVYGFKGTTRFRISVAVEDNIKRTVGQQAASSSSSIEIEMDTVECRNCKRYIPSRTIALHEAYCSRHNIVCQHAGCGIVLRIEEAKDHVHCEKCGQAFHRGEMEKHMKVFHEPLSCPCGVVLEKEQMVGHQASVCPLRLITCRFCGDMVQAGNSAMDIRDKLRGLSEHESICGSRTAPCDSCGRSVMLKDMDIHQIAVHQKN, from the exons ATGGATTTCGAGCTGAGGAGGGCGAGGGAGAAGCTGGAGAGGGAGCAGAGGGAGAGGAAGGAGAGGGCCAAGGCTAGattggagagggagaggaaggCCAAGGATGAGACCCGGAAGCTCAGGGAGGCCCTCGAGGTTGTGCAGAGATCTCGCCGGATCGACGCCATGGAAGCTCAGCAGAAG GCCGAGCAGATGATGCAGGAGAGTTTACTTGCCGGTAAAGGCATCGTGTTTTATCGTCTTTTGGAAGCTGTGCCTTACCACGGTGCTGGAGATAAGATCAAACTGCCGCCTTCTACCTTCACTGAATTGTCTGATCAAGGCGCTTTTGACAAGGGACCGATCTACTTTCGTCTGTCAGTGGTACAGCAGGAAGGTCCCTCTGATATGAATGTTGATGGTAAAGAGGATGCAAGAACTACTCATTCGGGCGTACTAGAGTTTATGGCAGATGAAGGTTCCGTTGGTCTTCCTCCTCACGTGTGGAATAATTTATTCGGAGCGGATTCTCATGCTGCTTCAGCAAATCGTTTGGTTGAGGTTCATTATGTTTCGCTCCCGAAAGGAACTTACGCGAAACTTCAACCGATGGGAGTtggcttttcggacttgcccAACCACAAGGCTATTCTTGAAACTAGCCTACGCCAGCATGCCACACTGTCTCAAGGTGATATTTTCACTGTGAGTTATGGAGAACTCACGTACAAGTTACAGGTCCTTGACTTAAAACCTTCTTCAACTGTGTCTGTTCTGGAAACTGATATAGAGGTTGATATAGTCAGTCCCGGTAACGGCTCGGAGGGGACAAATCAGCCTGTACTCAGCCCCCTCAAGTTTGGAGCATCAGAGTCTGGAGTTATTGAGGAAGGTCACTATGCATATTACAAATTTTCTATTGATAATGATGTCTGGGAGAAAATTGCTTCTGAGGATGCTAGAGTGGAGGTGAAGGTAGAACCTGAGACCAGTGATGGAGATACTGATCTTTACTTGTCTAAGCATCCCCTTATCTTCCCAACCAGACATCAACATGGATGGTCATCACATGATGTTGGTTTGAAAGCTTTGATTCTCAGCTCTAAGGATAAGAATCTCACAGCAGGCACTTACAGTATTGGAGTGTATGGGTTCAAAGGGACTACTAGATTTCGGATATCGGTGGCTGTGGAAGATAATATCAAGAGGACAGTGGGCCAACAAGCTGCATCCTCTTCGTCATCCATAGAGATAGAGATGGACACTGTTGAGTGTAGAAACTGCAAACGGTACATACCAAGTAGGACTATTGCATTGCATGAAGCCTACTGTAGCAGGCATAATATCGTCTGTCAGCATGCTGGTTGTGGGATTGTCCTCAGGATTGAGGAGGCTAAAGACCATGTGCATTGTGAAAAATGCGGGCAAGCCTTCCATCGAGGAGAGATGGAGAAGCACATGAAAGTATTCCATGAGCCACTCAGCTGTCCCTGTGGAGTTGTCCTAGAGAAGGAACAGATG GTAGGGCATCAAGCCTCAGTCTGTCCCCTGAGGCTGATCACGTGCCGCTTCTGTGGGGACATGGTTCAGGCTGGGAACTCTGCAATGGATATTCGTGACAAACTAAGAGGGCTGTCCGAGCACGAGAGCATCTGCGGGTCGAGAACTGCCCCTTGCGACTCGTGCGGGCGTTCTGTCATGCTGAAGGACATGGACATCCACCAAATTGCCGTCCACCAAAAGAACTGA
- the LOC116205490 gene encoding lysM domain receptor-like kinase 3, whose protein sequence is MKPRLWVGLWLLLGLLVSAPQAAESRCSKGCDQALASYYVWQGTDLTNISRAFNMDITTIAAYNPDQIPNQDSVKWGNRINLPFRCDCIGGSFLGHQFSYTTRTGDTYTKVAEEWYSNLTTVPWLRQFNSYSDVSIPENSQLNVTVNCSCGDATVSKDYGLFITYPLREGETLETVANSANLSTELIRSYNPEANFSQGSGLVYIPGKDKDGNYPALTSSTGLSGGVIAGISIGVVVVVLGLAFFAYAGIYRKKRVKQAVLLSRSQQQSAQSGEDPDSSLVKSSESAGQAGGGLGMTGITVDKSVEFSYEELAKATDNFSLTKIIGRGGFGAVYYAELRGEKAAIKKMDMQASREFLAELKVLTHVHHLNLVRLIGYCVEGSLFLVYEFIENGNLSEHLRGSNREPLPWSIRVQIALDSARGLEYIHEHTVPVYIHRDIKSANILIDRNFHGKVADFGLTKLTEVGSTSLPTRLVGTFGYMPPEYAQYGDVSPKVDVYAFGVVLYELISAKEAVVKDNGSVAESKGLVALFEEVLNQPEPKDDICKLVDPKLGDNYPLDSVRKMAQLAKACTQENPQLRPSMRSIVVALMTLCSTTEDWDVGSFYENHALVNLMSGR, encoded by the exons ATGAAGCCGAGGTTATGGGTCGGCCTGTGGCTCTTGTTGGGGCTGCTGGTCTCGGCCCCTCAGGCCGCTGAGTCGAGGTGCTCTAAGGGCTGCGACCAGGCCCTTGCCTCGTACTATGTCTGGCAAGGGACCGACCTCACCAACATAAGCAGGGCCTTCAACATGGACATCACCACGATCGCGGCGTACAACCCTGACCAGATCCCGAACCAGGATAGCGTCAAGTGGGGGAATAGGATCAACCTCCCGTTCAGATGCGACTGCATCGGCGGTTCCTTCCTCGGACACCAGTTCAGTTACACGACAAGGACCGGGGACACCTACACGAAGGTCGCGGAGGAGTGGTACTCGAACCTCACCACGGTCCCCTGGCTGCGGCAGTTCAATAGTTACTCGGATGTCAGTATCCCCGAGAACTCGCAGCTGAATGTCACGGTGAACTGCTCGTGCGGGGACGCCACCGTGTCGAAGGACTACGGGCTCTTCATCACGTACCCCCTTCGGGAGGGGGAGACTCTCGAGACAGTCGCGAACTCCGCGAATCTGAGCACCGAATTGATTCGGAGTTATAATCCTGAAGCGAATTTTAGTCAGGGTAGCGGGCTGGTTTATATTCCTGGAAAAG ATAAAGATGGAAATTACCCAGCTTTGACATCGAG CACAG GACTATCAGGTGGAGTTATTGCAGGCATATCAATAGGAGTGGTTGTCGTGGTACTGGGATTGGCGTTCTTTGCCTATGCCGGAATATACCGGAAGAAGAGGGTGAAGCAGGCAGTATTGCTCTCCAGGTCCCAGCAACAGTCGGCACAAAGCGGAGAAG ATCCAGACAGCTCCTTGGTCAAATCTTCTGAATCCGCTGGTCAAGCAGGAGGTGGTTTGGGCATGACAGGCATCACGGTTGACAAATCTGTGGAGTTCTCATATGAAGAATTAGCAAAGGCAACCGATAACTTTAGCCTGACTAAGATCATCGGTAGAGGTGGGTTTGGGGCCGTCTACTATGCGGAACTGAGAGGCGAG AAAGCTGCTATAAAGAAGATGGACATGCAAGCTTCAAGAGAATTTCTTGCGGAACTGAAGGTCTTAACACACGTTCATCACCTGAATCTT GTGCGGCTGATCGGATATTGTGTGGAGGGTTCACTCTTCCTCGTGTACGAGTTCATCGAGAATGGCAATCTAAGTGAACACCTTCGTGGATCAA ACAGGGAGCCACTTCCTTGGTCCATCAGGGTTCAAATTGCGCTCGATTCAGCTCGAGGTCTCGAATATATTCACGAGCACACTGTCCCAGTCTACATTCACCGTGACATTAAGTCGGCGAATATATTGATAGACAGGAACTTCCATGGAAAG GTTGCAGATTTTGGATTGACGAAACTAACTGAAGTTGGAAGCACATCTCTTCCTACACGGCTTGTGGGAACTTTTGGATATATGCCTCCAGA ATACGCCCAATATGGTGATGTCTCTCCAAaagttgatgtgtatgctttTGGTGTTGTCCTCTACGAACTTATTTCGGCCAAGGAAGCTGTGGTCAAAGACAACGGATCAGTCGCCGAGTCGAAAGGCCTTGTTGCTCTG TTTGAGGAGGTTCTTAACCAACCTGAGCCAAAGGATGATATCTGCAAACTAGTTGACCCGAAGCTTGGAGATAACTACCCGCTCGATTCCGTCCGAAAG ATGGCCCAACTGGCAAAAGCGTGCACTCAAGAGAACCCGCAGCTGCGACCAAGCATGAGATCCATCGTGGTCGCCCTCATGACCCTCTGCTCCACAACAGAGGATTGGGACGTCGGTTCCTTTTATGAGAACCACGCCCTGGTCAATCTAATGtcaggaagatag